One Kitasatospora sp. MAP12-44 DNA segment encodes these proteins:
- a CDS encoding non-ribosomal peptide synthetase — protein sequence MNALHLTGAQSGIWFAQRLDPQNPVYNLAECVRIDGPMDAAVLERALRQVVAETDALRIQLVGADDAPLQVVRDTVDWELAVIGAMDVAAADSWMHAEHTRAIDPRTDPLFCFALIKIADDRHVWYQRYHHLLVDGLSIALIERRVAELYTALLRGAATAPAAFGPLSRLVELETEYQHSPRHSRDRHYWTGRYADLPDAPDLSGRTAAMPYELVRRTVGLGSAQGQRLRALAREAGVAWPAAIVAATAAYLNCAAGSDDVLLGLPVAARPGRDSREIPGMVSNVVPLRLAVDPAQSVAELVAAGARELHAVLRHQQYRFEELSKDLGLPGTDRRLLGPQLNIVMLDQVLDFGGSRATVANLAGGPVEDLSIVVDARAGDSALAIEFAGNPGRYDARALAAHQDRFLAVLDGLADDPERQVGRVEAVIGAEREQVLTAWNATAIEVPATTLAELFEAQAERTPHRTAVTHGESALTYAELNARANRLARRLVAEGAAPEHFVAVTMQRSAEMIVALLAVLKSGAAYLPIDPNYPRDRRDFMLADAEPVLLLDDAKAAERISGLSDVNLTDAERNAPLLPGHAAYVIYTSGSTGTPKGVVVSHANVVNLACWAHEAFTEQQLSRVLASTSLNFDVSVFEMFGPLTCGGSIDVVRDLLALTELPQGGWSGSLISAVPSAFAELLTHGDVKAAADVVVLAGEGLSARAVDDVAAAVDGAEIANIYGPTEATVYSAFWFSEGQRPAAPPIGRPVSNARAYVLDASLRPVPVGAIGELYIAGAGVARGYLGRRGLSAQRFVADPFGPAGSRMYRTGDTVAWTEDGRLVCIGRTDDQVKIRGFRIELGEIEAVLAAHEDVAQVAVIAREDRPGVKQLVGYVVAAAGARPEAARLRAYVADRLPEYMVPAGVLVLDRLPLNPSGKLDRRALPAPDYAAAASGRGPRTELERTLCELFAQTLRVRDFGIDDNFFDVGGDSIVAIQLVSRARAAGLVFTPRDVFEARTIARLAPRVATDGAGRVVEDRDAGIGEVEPLPIVHWLAQHLADIDGFCQTVAVTAPAGLTLEALTRAFGVVLDHHDSLRLTYSGGRLVVRERGTVDPVDVVTRVHVSAPDMDQPADAQLASLRAELAPDQGRMLAAAWLDASAERPGRILLAVHHLAIDGVSWRILLEDLAAALEDEPLQPIGTSLRTWSASMLDEARSPTRVGELPYWLEVLSTEQAAARDGESQSTTVTISADLIASVQAAFHADPDDVLLTALGMTFDAPTLVSLESHGRHTADASVDLSRTTGWFTAMHPVLLGGSPLKQVKEQLRAVPGDGLGYGLLRYLNPETAARLAACPQPRVAFNYLGRFAGDADQPWSVITMGAGDSPGAHALEINAVTMDGPEGAILRATWTGENAVALADRWIRALTSLAEASGGHTPSDFELVAVEQAEIEELERRFPELDEVLPLTPLQAGLLFHAMFDEQDDVYTVQFVFELLGELDESRLRAAVQALVDRHPNLRSAFVHRDGGEPVQVVLPAVAVEFTTTTDPSLIESERARRFDLAAPALLRVLLVRDTAEGHRHRLVLTNHHILLDGWSMPLLAQELFALYTGAALPDVAPYRDYLAWRSRQDRAEAESAWRSALDGLDEPTLVAVPVTPGEAGVAVPNRLTLELDGESVQNYVREHGLTLNTLVQGLWSLLLSRSTGREDVVFGTTVSGRPADLPGIERMIGLFINTLPVRVRLDPAERLGALLTRIQQEQTSLLAHHHLGLTEIQRAVGQGELFDTLTVVETYPLDPESLPEADGLRVGEITAQDATHYPLSLITIPGSTLRMHLDHHPGRVRAEDAQLLLGQLETLVHTLLSGEDPCVGRLETLTAPERGTVLASWNATAAQLPLGTLIGLIEEQIARTPEAEAVVFAADSLSYRALNERANRLARLLVSRGAGPETLVGLALPRCTELVVALLAVLKAGAAYLPIDPGYPRERIDYVLADAAPVLVLTTAETTGLIDGGEQLRLDDPALSAQVSAFAASDLTDAERRCPLLPAHPAYVIYTSGSTGRPKGVAVPHAAIVNRLGWMQSAYGLTAEDRVLQKTPSGFDVSVWEFFWPLMTGATLVVARPEGHKDPAYLAALINEQRVTTMHFVPSMLQAFLLEPSAATCVGLRRVVCSGEALPVEAQARFHSIFASAELHNLYGPTEAAVDVTFWQCVRGDEGVSVPIGRPVANTRVYVLDGALRPVAPGVTGELYLAGVQLARGYLNRPGLTAERFVADPYGPDGSRMYRTGDVCRWTDEGVLLYVGRCDDQVKIRGFRIELGEIENAVTRFAAVGQAAVIAREDRPGAKSLVAYVVPRAGGAVDVDALRDHLVATLPEYMVPSAILPIEELPLSPSGKLDRRALPAPRYDAASAGRAASTPVEETLCALFAQVLGLSAVGVDDSFFALGGDSIISIQLVSRARTAGFVLTPRDIFEAKTVARLAERVGRAGAVIVEEPDAGIGEVVPLPIMRRLLEQPGPIGGFCQTVTVSTPRGLSADRLIGALNTIVDHHDALRLTSCEGLLVVRERGTVALRLTDADPAQELSPQDGRMLAARWDGSKLELAIHHLAVDGVSWRILLPDLAAAVAGEALAPVGTSLRTWASLLAAEDRSGELAHWHDTLAGPHTAIAARAVDERDTVATLESLTVDVSAQVTEAVLTTLPEAYHASVDDVLLTALALAVGEDVLVDLEGHGREELGTPTDLSRTVGWFTTLYPVRLVPGSKDPDTALKNIKEQLRAVPGRGLGYGLLRHLDPETAPALAGLPAAQLGFNYLGRLGQALAAGQSSADAWSLSGSIGGGADPDLPVPHAIEINAVTLGRPARPDPLGNLGLAARPVDPRGGPARRHGLDRRIDRPRRMLRRRLHAVGPRPGRHHPRRDRRAG from the coding sequence GTGAACGCCCTGCACTTGACCGGCGCGCAGTCCGGAATCTGGTTCGCGCAGCGCCTGGACCCGCAGAACCCCGTCTACAACCTCGCCGAGTGCGTGCGCATCGACGGGCCGATGGACGCCGCTGTCCTGGAGCGGGCCCTGCGCCAGGTCGTGGCGGAGACCGACGCGCTGCGGATCCAGCTCGTCGGCGCCGATGACGCCCCGCTCCAGGTCGTCCGCGACACCGTCGACTGGGAGCTCGCCGTCATCGGCGCCATGGACGTCGCCGCCGCCGACAGCTGGATGCACGCCGAGCACACCCGCGCGATCGACCCCCGCACCGACCCGCTGTTCTGCTTCGCCCTCATCAAGATCGCTGATGACCGCCACGTCTGGTACCAGCGCTACCACCACCTGCTCGTCGACGGGCTGAGCATCGCCCTGATCGAACGCCGCGTCGCCGAGCTCTACACCGCCCTCCTGCGCGGAGCGGCAACCGCGCCGGCTGCGTTCGGACCGCTGTCGAGGCTCGTCGAGCTGGAGACGGAGTACCAGCACTCCCCGCGCCACAGCCGTGACCGTCACTACTGGACCGGGCGCTACGCCGATCTGCCCGATGCGCCCGACCTGTCCGGCCGCACGGCCGCGATGCCGTACGAGCTCGTACGGCGCACGGTCGGGCTGGGCTCCGCGCAGGGGCAGCGCCTGCGCGCTCTGGCCCGCGAGGCAGGGGTCGCGTGGCCGGCGGCCATTGTCGCCGCCACCGCGGCCTACCTGAACTGCGCGGCCGGCAGCGACGACGTCCTGCTCGGCCTGCCGGTCGCGGCCCGGCCGGGCCGCGACAGCCGGGAGATCCCCGGCATGGTCTCGAACGTGGTGCCGTTGCGCCTGGCGGTGGACCCCGCGCAGAGCGTCGCCGAACTCGTCGCGGCAGGCGCCCGGGAGCTGCATGCCGTGCTGCGCCACCAGCAGTACCGCTTCGAGGAGCTCTCCAAGGACCTCGGCCTGCCGGGCACCGACCGCCGCCTGCTCGGCCCTCAGCTCAACATCGTGATGCTCGATCAGGTCCTGGACTTCGGCGGGAGCCGGGCCACCGTCGCCAACCTGGCCGGCGGGCCGGTCGAGGACCTGTCCATCGTCGTCGACGCCCGCGCCGGGGACAGCGCCCTCGCCATCGAGTTCGCCGGCAACCCCGGCCGCTACGACGCGCGCGCCCTCGCCGCGCACCAGGACCGGTTCCTGGCCGTACTGGACGGCCTCGCCGACGATCCTGAGCGGCAGGTCGGCCGGGTCGAGGCGGTCATCGGAGCCGAGCGGGAGCAGGTGCTCACCGCCTGGAACGCCACGGCGATCGAGGTCCCCGCGACGACGCTGGCCGAGCTCTTCGAAGCCCAGGCCGAGCGCACCCCGCACCGCACCGCCGTCACCCATGGCGAGAGCGCGCTGACCTACGCCGAACTCAACGCGCGCGCCAACCGGCTGGCCCGCCGGCTGGTCGCCGAAGGCGCGGCGCCCGAGCACTTCGTCGCCGTGACCATGCAACGTTCGGCCGAGATGATCGTCGCGCTGCTCGCCGTCCTGAAGTCCGGTGCCGCCTACCTGCCGATCGATCCCAACTACCCGCGCGATCGCCGGGACTTCATGCTCGCGGACGCCGAACCGGTGCTCTTGCTCGACGACGCGAAAGCGGCCGAGCGGATATCCGGTCTGTCCGACGTGAACCTCACCGACGCCGAGCGCAACGCCCCGCTGCTGCCCGGCCATGCCGCCTATGTCATCTACACGTCCGGCTCGACCGGCACGCCCAAGGGCGTCGTGGTCTCGCACGCCAATGTGGTCAACCTGGCCTGCTGGGCCCACGAGGCCTTCACCGAGCAGCAACTCAGCCGGGTGCTGGCGTCGACCTCGCTCAACTTCGACGTCTCGGTCTTCGAGATGTTCGGCCCGCTGACCTGCGGCGGCAGCATCGACGTCGTGCGCGACCTGCTGGCGCTCACCGAACTGCCGCAGGGCGGTTGGTCGGGCAGCCTGATCAGCGCGGTGCCGTCGGCGTTCGCCGAACTGCTGACCCACGGCGACGTCAAGGCCGCGGCCGATGTCGTGGTGCTGGCCGGCGAGGGCCTGTCGGCGCGCGCCGTCGACGACGTCGCCGCTGCTGTGGACGGCGCCGAGATCGCGAACATCTACGGACCGACCGAGGCGACGGTCTACTCGGCGTTCTGGTTCTCCGAGGGCCAGCGCCCCGCGGCTCCTCCCATCGGGCGTCCCGTCTCCAACGCCCGCGCCTACGTGCTCGACGCGAGTCTGCGCCCGGTGCCGGTCGGCGCGATCGGCGAGCTCTACATCGCCGGGGCCGGGGTGGCGCGCGGATACCTGGGCCGTCGGGGTCTGAGCGCTCAGCGCTTCGTCGCGGATCCGTTCGGCCCGGCCGGCTCGCGCATGTACCGCACCGGCGACACCGTCGCGTGGACCGAGGACGGCCGACTGGTCTGCATCGGGCGCACCGACGACCAGGTGAAGATCCGCGGGTTCCGCATCGAGCTCGGCGAGATCGAGGCGGTGCTGGCCGCGCACGAGGACGTCGCGCAGGTCGCGGTCATCGCGCGCGAGGACCGGCCCGGAGTCAAGCAGCTGGTCGGCTATGTCGTCGCCGCCGCCGGAGCGCGGCCGGAGGCCGCGCGGCTGCGCGCTTATGTCGCCGACCGCCTGCCCGAGTACATGGTCCCGGCCGGGGTACTGGTGCTCGACCGGCTGCCGCTGAACCCGAGCGGCAAGCTCGACCGCCGTGCCCTGCCCGCGCCCGACTACGCCGCCGCGGCGAGCGGCCGCGGACCGCGCACCGAGCTGGAGCGCACGCTGTGCGAGCTGTTCGCGCAGACGCTGCGCGTGCGGGACTTCGGCATCGACGACAACTTCTTCGACGTCGGCGGCGACAGCATCGTCGCGATCCAGCTGGTCAGCCGGGCCCGCGCGGCGGGACTGGTCTTCACCCCGCGTGACGTGTTCGAGGCCAGGACGATCGCCCGCCTGGCCCCGCGCGTCGCCACCGACGGCGCGGGCCGCGTCGTCGAGGACCGGGACGCCGGGATCGGCGAGGTCGAGCCGCTGCCGATCGTGCACTGGCTCGCCCAGCACCTGGCCGACATCGACGGGTTCTGCCAGACCGTCGCGGTCACCGCACCGGCCGGGCTCACGCTCGAAGCGCTCACCCGGGCCTTCGGCGTGGTGCTCGACCACCACGACTCGCTGCGCCTGACCTACTCCGGCGGGCGGCTCGTCGTGCGGGAGCGCGGAACCGTCGATCCCGTGGACGTGGTCACGCGGGTCCACGTCTCTGCTCCCGACATGGACCAGCCAGCTGACGCACAACTGGCCTCGCTGCGTGCCGAGTTGGCGCCGGATCAGGGCCGGATGCTGGCGGCTGCCTGGCTCGACGCGAGCGCCGAGCGGCCGGGGCGGATCCTGCTGGCCGTGCACCACCTGGCGATCGACGGGGTCTCCTGGCGGATCCTGCTGGAGGATCTGGCCGCGGCGCTGGAGGACGAGCCGCTTCAGCCGATCGGCACCTCGCTGCGGACGTGGTCCGCGAGCATGCTCGACGAGGCCCGGTCGCCCACTCGCGTGGGCGAACTGCCGTACTGGCTGGAGGTGCTGTCCACCGAGCAGGCCGCTGCCAGGGACGGCGAGTCCCAGTCCACCACCGTCACGATCTCGGCCGACCTGATCGCGAGCGTCCAGGCGGCGTTCCATGCCGACCCGGACGACGTCCTGCTGACCGCGCTCGGCATGACCTTCGACGCCCCGACGCTGGTAAGTCTGGAGAGCCACGGCCGGCACACAGCCGATGCGTCGGTGGACCTGTCCCGCACCACCGGCTGGTTCACCGCCATGCACCCGGTCCTCCTCGGTGGCAGCCCGCTGAAGCAGGTGAAGGAGCAGTTGCGCGCCGTCCCCGGCGACGGGCTCGGCTACGGGCTGCTGCGGTATCTGAACCCTGAGACGGCCGCGCGGCTCGCCGCGTGCCCGCAGCCGCGGGTCGCCTTCAACTACCTCGGCCGATTCGCCGGCGACGCCGACCAGCCCTGGTCCGTGATCACCATGGGGGCCGGCGACTCGCCTGGTGCGCACGCCCTGGAGATCAATGCCGTGACGATGGACGGACCCGAGGGTGCGATCCTCCGCGCGACCTGGACGGGGGAGAACGCCGTAGCTCTCGCCGACCGCTGGATCCGGGCGCTGACGTCGCTGGCGGAGGCGTCCGGCGGCCACACGCCGTCGGACTTCGAGCTGGTCGCCGTCGAGCAGGCCGAGATCGAGGAACTGGAGCGGCGGTTCCCGGAGTTGGATGAGGTGCTGCCGCTGACACCGTTGCAGGCGGGTCTGCTGTTCCATGCGATGTTCGACGAACAGGACGACGTCTACACGGTCCAGTTCGTCTTCGAGCTGCTGGGCGAGCTCGACGAGTCGCGACTGCGCGCTGCGGTTCAGGCGCTCGTCGACCGGCACCCGAACCTGCGGTCGGCGTTCGTGCACCGTGACGGCGGCGAGCCGGTCCAGGTCGTGCTGCCGGCCGTCGCGGTCGAGTTCACCACGACCACCGACCCGTCCCTGATCGAATCCGAGCGCGCCCGCCGCTTTGATCTGGCGGCGCCCGCCCTGCTGCGCGTCCTGCTGGTGCGCGACACGGCAGAGGGTCACCGCCACCGCCTCGTCCTGACCAACCACCACATCCTGCTCGACGGCTGGTCGATGCCGCTGCTCGCGCAGGAGCTCTTCGCCCTCTACACCGGCGCCGCTCTCCCCGACGTCGCCCCCTACCGCGACTACCTCGCCTGGCGCTCGCGCCAGGACCGCGCCGAGGCCGAGTCCGCCTGGCGGTCGGCCCTGGACGGCCTCGACGAGCCCACGCTCGTCGCGGTGCCGGTCACTCCGGGCGAAGCGGGTGTCGCGGTCCCGAACCGCCTGACGCTGGAGCTGGACGGTGAATCAGTCCAGAACTACGTGCGAGAGCACGGCCTCACGCTCAACACGCTCGTCCAGGGCCTGTGGTCCCTGCTGCTGTCCCGGAGCACCGGCCGCGAGGACGTGGTCTTCGGTACGACGGTGTCCGGACGCCCGGCCGACCTGCCCGGAATCGAGCGCATGATCGGCCTGTTCATCAACACCCTGCCGGTCCGGGTGCGCCTGGACCCCGCCGAGCGGCTCGGCGCGCTGCTGACCCGGATCCAGCAGGAGCAGACCAGCCTGCTCGCGCACCACCACCTCGGCCTGACCGAGATTCAGCGTGCTGTGGGCCAGGGTGAGTTGTTCGACACACTCACCGTTGTCGAGACCTACCCGCTGGACCCCGAGAGCCTCCCCGAGGCGGACGGCCTGCGCGTTGGGGAGATCACTGCCCAGGACGCCACGCACTACCCGCTCTCGCTCATCACGATCCCCGGCTCGACGCTGCGGATGCACCTCGACCACCACCCGGGCCGGGTTCGCGCCGAGGACGCCCAGCTGCTGCTCGGGCAGCTGGAGACGCTCGTGCACACGCTGCTGAGCGGCGAGGATCCGTGCGTCGGGCGGTTGGAGACGCTGACCGCTCCCGAGCGCGGCACTGTTCTGGCCAGCTGGAACGCCACCGCGGCCCAGCTGCCGCTCGGCACGCTCATCGGCCTGATCGAGGAGCAGATCGCCCGGACGCCCGAGGCTGAGGCCGTCGTCTTCGCCGCTGACTCGCTGTCCTACCGTGCGCTCAATGAGCGCGCCAACCGGCTGGCCCGCCTGCTGGTGTCGCGCGGCGCGGGACCGGAGACGCTCGTCGGCCTTGCCCTGCCGCGCTGCACCGAACTCGTCGTCGCGCTGCTCGCCGTCCTGAAGGCGGGTGCGGCCTACCTGCCGATCGACCCGGGCTACCCGCGCGAGCGCATCGACTACGTGCTGGCGGACGCGGCCCCGGTGCTGGTCCTGACCACCGCCGAGACCACCGGCCTGATCGACGGCGGCGAGCAGCTCCGCCTCGACGATCCGGCACTCTCCGCACAGGTGTCGGCCTTCGCGGCCTCGGACCTCACCGACGCCGAGCGCCGGTGCCCGCTGCTGCCGGCGCACCCGGCGTACGTCATCTACACCTCCGGCTCGACCGGCCGGCCCAAGGGCGTGGCCGTCCCGCACGCCGCCATTGTCAACCGCCTGGGCTGGATGCAGTCCGCGTACGGCCTGACCGCCGAGGACCGGGTGCTGCAGAAGACGCCGTCGGGGTTCGACGTGTCGGTGTGGGAGTTCTTCTGGCCGCTGATGACCGGCGCGACGCTGGTCGTCGCCAGGCCCGAAGGCCACAAGGACCCGGCGTACTTGGCCGCGCTGATCAACGAGCAGCGCGTCACGACGATGCACTTCGTGCCGTCGATGCTGCAGGCCTTCCTGCTGGAGCCGAGCGCCGCGACCTGCGTCGGGCTGCGCCGCGTCGTCTGCTCGGGGGAGGCGCTGCCCGTCGAGGCGCAGGCGAGGTTCCACTCGATCTTCGCCTCCGCCGAGCTGCACAACCTCTACGGCCCGACCGAGGCCGCGGTCGACGTGACGTTCTGGCAGTGCGTGCGCGGTGACGAGGGGGTGTCGGTTCCGATCGGGCGACCGGTCGCCAACACCCGGGTCTACGTCCTGGACGGTGCCCTGCGCCCGGTGGCGCCCGGTGTCACCGGCGAGCTGTATCTCGCGGGCGTCCAGCTCGCGCGCGGCTATCTGAACCGCCCGGGCCTCACCGCCGAGCGCTTCGTCGCCGACCCGTACGGACCCGACGGGTCCCGGATGTACCGCACCGGCGACGTTTGCCGGTGGACCGACGAGGGCGTCCTGCTGTACGTCGGACGCTGCGACGACCAGGTGAAGATCCGCGGGTTCCGCATCGAGCTCGGCGAGATCGAGAACGCCGTCACGCGGTTCGCCGCAGTCGGCCAGGCCGCCGTGATCGCGCGCGAGGACCGTCCCGGCGCCAAGAGTCTGGTCGCCTACGTCGTCCCGCGTGCGGGTGGCGCGGTGGACGTCGACGCCCTGCGCGACCACCTGGTCGCCACCCTGCCCGAATACATGGTGCCTTCGGCGATCCTGCCCATCGAGGAGCTGCCGCTGTCGCCGAGCGGCAAGCTCGACCGCCGGGCTCTGCCCGCACCGCGGTATGACGCCGCCTCCGCCGGCCGCGCCGCGAGCACACCGGTCGAGGAGACACTGTGCGCGCTGTTCGCGCAGGTGTTGGGGTTGTCGGCGGTCGGCGTGGACGACAGCTTCTTCGCCCTCGGCGGCGACAGCATCATCTCGATCCAGCTGGTCAGCCGGGCGCGGACGGCCGGGTTCGTCCTGACGCCGCGCGACATCTTCGAGGCCAAGACCGTCGCGCGTCTGGCCGAGCGGGTCGGCCGGGCCGGTGCGGTCATCGTGGAGGAGCCGGACGCGGGGATCGGCGAGGTCGTCCCGCTGCCGATCATGCGGCGGCTGCTGGAGCAGCCCGGGCCGATCGGTGGGTTCTGCCAGACGGTGACGGTGTCGACGCCGAGAGGGCTGAGCGCCGACCGGCTGATAGGCGCTCTCAACACGATAGTCGACCATCACGACGCACTGCGGTTGACATCCTGCGAGGGGCTCCTCGTTGTGCGGGAGCGGGGAACGGTCGCGCTGCGGCTCACCGACGCTGATCCCGCCCAGGAGCTGTCCCCGCAGGACGGCCGGATGCTCGCGGCGAGGTGGGACGGCTCGAAGCTGGAGCTGGCGATCCACCACCTGGCCGTAGACGGGGTGTCGTGGCGGATCCTGCTGCCCGACCTGGCCGCCGCGGTCGCCGGCGAGGCGCTCGCGCCGGTCGGGACGTCGCTGCGCACCTGGGCGTCGCTGCTGGCCGCCGAGGACCGCAGCGGCGAACTCGCGCACTGGCACGACACCCTGGCCGGCCCGCACACCGCCATCGCCGCCCGGGCCGTCGACGAGCGCGACACGGTGGCAACGCTCGAATCGCTGACCGTGGACGTGTCGGCGCAGGTCACCGAGGCCGTGCTGACCACGCTGCCCGAGGCGTACCACGCGAGCGTCGACGACGTACTGCTCACCGCGCTGGCCCTGGCGGTGGGCGAGGACGTGCTCGTCGATCTGGAGGGCCACGGCCGCGAGGAACTCGGCACGCCGACCGATCTGTCGCGGACGGTGGGCTGGTTCACCACGCTGTATCCGGTGCGCCTGGTGCCGGGCTCCAAGGACCCTGACACCGCGCTGAAGAACATCAAGGAACAGCTGCGCGCCGTCCCCGGGCGCGGCCTCGGCTACGGACTGCTGCGCCATCTCGACCCCGAGACCGCCCCGGCCCTGGCCGGACTCCCGGCCGCACAGCTCGGATTCAACTACCTCGGCCGCCTGGGACAAGCCCTGGCGGCAGGTCAGAGCTCCGCTGACGCCTGGTCGCTGAGCGGCAGCATCGGGGGCGGAGCGGATCCGGACCTGCCCGTGCCGCACGCGATCGAGATCAACGCCGTCACCCTCGGACGGCCCGCACGGCCCGACCCTCTCGGCAACCTGGGCCTGGCCGCGCGACCTGTTGACCCGCGAGGAGGTCCGGCGCGTCGCCACGGCCTGGACCGCCGCATTGACCGACCTCGCCGAATGCTCCGGCGGCGGCTACACGCCGTCGGACCTCGACCTGGTCGCCATCACCCAAGACGAGATCGACGAGCTGGCTGA
- a CDS encoding ABC transporter permease, with product MTSAVFDTAGDAYALAGRHMKHLIRVPQKLLGTTVMPMAYVAIFGYLFGSVITVPGGSYREYIMAGIFTQMMLSTAANTALGVTGDLGNGLVDRFRSLPIARGAVLIGRTTADVALAAVSCVLMALVGLLIGWRVHHGVLEALAGFGVLIAFGYTMTWLGAFMGMALRTPEAVNAIAFLIIMPLTFLSNAFIPLDHLPSWLRAVCEWNPISVVAAAVRQLFGDNAAVTTHLAFPEQHPVLLAPVLILLMLAVLIPLAIRAGRSAVNR from the coding sequence GTGACCAGCGCCGTGTTCGACACCGCGGGCGACGCCTACGCGCTCGCCGGCCGGCACATGAAGCACCTGATCCGGGTGCCGCAGAAGCTCCTCGGCACGACGGTGATGCCGATGGCGTACGTGGCGATCTTCGGCTACCTGTTCGGCAGCGTCATCACGGTGCCCGGGGGCAGCTACCGCGAGTACATCATGGCCGGGATCTTCACCCAGATGATGCTCTCCACGGCCGCCAACACCGCGCTCGGCGTGACCGGCGACCTGGGCAACGGCCTGGTGGACCGGTTCCGTTCGCTGCCGATCGCGCGCGGCGCGGTGCTGATCGGCCGCACCACCGCGGATGTGGCGCTGGCCGCGGTCTCGTGCGTGCTGATGGCACTGGTCGGGCTGCTGATCGGCTGGCGGGTGCACCACGGCGTGCTCGAGGCCCTCGCCGGATTCGGCGTCCTGATCGCCTTCGGCTACACGATGACCTGGCTCGGCGCCTTCATGGGCATGGCGTTGCGGACCCCGGAGGCGGTCAACGCGATCGCGTTCCTCATCATCATGCCGCTGACGTTCCTCTCCAACGCCTTCATCCCGCTCGACCACCTCCCGTCCTGGCTGCGCGCGGTGTGCGAGTGGAACCCGATCAGCGTCGTCGCGGCCGCGGTGCGCCAGCTGTTCGGCGACAACGCCGCGGTCACGACCCACCTCGCCTTCCCCGAGCAGCATCCGGTGCTGCTGGCACCGGTGCTGATCCTGCTGATGCTCGCGGTGCTGATCCCGCTCGCGATCCGGGCCGGCCGATCGGCGGTCAACCGGTGA
- a CDS encoding ATP-binding cassette domain-containing protein, with protein sequence MSASATAALPKPTPAGEARTAWAIEAEGLGKTFGTRSVLEGVDLAVAPGTVFGLLGPNGAGKTTTVRMLTTLLVPDRGRAAVAGFDVVREATEVRRRIGLTGQLSAVDERLTGRENLVLVGRLHHLGRTGAAKVADELLERFGLAEAGRRASGTYSGGMRRRLDLAASLIADPPVLFLDEPTTGLDLSSRLILWQTIREQVASGTTVLLTTQYLEEADQLADRIAVVDGGKVIAEGTPEELKRKVGGERLELAFATVQEADQAHAALGLELPRTADRLGLHLPIEAGLRTVGEVATRLADLGLRPEDFAVRKPSLDDVFLALTGRSTTP encoded by the coding sequence ATGTCCGCGTCGGCGACCGCAGCCCTGCCGAAGCCCACGCCGGCGGGGGAGGCCCGGACCGCGTGGGCGATCGAGGCCGAGGGCCTCGGCAAGACCTTCGGCACCCGGTCCGTGCTGGAAGGCGTCGACCTGGCGGTCGCGCCGGGGACGGTGTTCGGGCTGCTCGGGCCCAACGGCGCGGGCAAGACCACGACCGTCCGGATGCTGACGACGCTGCTGGTCCCGGACCGGGGCCGGGCCGCGGTCGCCGGGTTCGACGTGGTGCGTGAGGCGACCGAGGTACGGCGGCGGATCGGACTGACCGGTCAGCTGTCGGCGGTCGACGAGCGGCTGACCGGCCGCGAGAACCTGGTCCTGGTCGGTCGGTTGCACCACCTCGGCCGGACCGGGGCCGCGAAGGTGGCGGACGAGCTGCTGGAGCGGTTCGGTCTCGCCGAGGCCGGGCGGCGGGCCAGCGGGACGTACTCGGGCGGCATGCGGCGCAGGCTCGACCTGGCGGCCAGCCTGATCGCCGATCCGCCGGTGCTGTTCCTGGACGAGCCGACGACCGGCCTGGACCTGAGCAGCCGGCTGATCCTCTGGCAGACCATCCGGGAGCAGGTCGCCTCCGGCACCACGGTGCTGCTGACGACGCAGTACCTGGAGGAGGCCGACCAACTCGCCGACCGGATCGCGGTCGTGGACGGCGGCAAGGTCATCGCCGAGGGCACGCCGGAGGAGCTGAAGCGCAAGGTCGGCGGAGAGCGTCTTGAACTGGCCTTCGCCACCGTGCAGGAGGCCGACCAGGCGCACGCCGCCCTCGGCCTTGAGCTGCCGCGGACCGCCGACCGGCTCGGCCTGCACCTGCCGATCGAAGCCGGCCTGCGCACGGTCGGCGAAGTCGCCACCCGGCTCGCCGACCTCGGGCTGCGCCCTGAGGACTTCGCCGTCCGCAAGCCCTCGCTCGATGACGTGTTCCTGGCCCTCACCGGCCGATCCACCACCCCTTAA
- a CDS encoding DsbA family protein, with amino-acid sequence MRKPRFYFSFHSPFSWMVSHQLERRLPGWHDELECLPYFEPDGQTWETLNERGIEMHYAAMSKAKHLYILQDTKRLSAKFGLSMKWPVDVDPWWVLPHHAYLAARRIGQGKELYWALSQARWERGENICEVDVVQRIADSIGLDGAEMVKAPHDADIRAEGIEAIDKAYMDDVFGVPFLKIGPHRFWGLDRVDDFLSAYERAQATAAAKEAAK; translated from the coding sequence ATGCGCAAGCCCCGTTTCTACTTCTCCTTCCACAGCCCGTTCAGCTGGATGGTGAGCCACCAGCTGGAGCGCCGACTCCCGGGCTGGCACGACGAGTTGGAGTGCCTGCCGTACTTCGAGCCGGACGGGCAGACCTGGGAGACGCTCAATGAGCGCGGCATCGAGATGCACTACGCCGCGATGTCCAAGGCCAAGCACCTCTACATCCTCCAGGACACCAAGCGCCTGAGCGCCAAGTTCGGGCTGTCCATGAAGTGGCCGGTGGACGTCGACCCGTGGTGGGTCCTGCCGCACCACGCCTACCTGGCGGCGCGCCGGATCGGCCAGGGCAAGGAGCTGTACTGGGCGCTGTCGCAGGCCCGTTGGGAGCGCGGCGAGAACATCTGCGAGGTCGACGTCGTGCAGCGGATCGCCGACTCGATCGGCCTGGACGGCGCGGAGATGGTCAAGGCGCCGCACGACGCGGACATCCGCGCCGAGGGCATCGAGGCGATCGACAAGGCCTATATGGACGACGTGTTCGGCGTGCCGTTCCTCAAGATCGGGCCGCACCGCTTCTGGGGCCTTGACCGGGTGGACGACTTCCTGTCCGCGTACGAGCGGGCGCAGGCGACGGCGGCGGCGAAGGAGGCGGCGAAATGA